The DNA sequence GTCGCTGGGTGTGCTGACCCTCAACGGTCTGACCGCCGCCGACGAGGTGATCGTGCCGCTGCAGTGCGAGACGTTGGCGCACCGCGGCGTGGGCCAGTTCCTGCGCACGGTGTCCGACGTGCAGGCCATCACCAACCCCGACCTCAAACTCCTGGGCGCGCTGCCCACGCTGTACGACTCGCGCACCACCCACAGCCGCGACGTGCTGTTCGACGTGGTCGACCGCTACGAGCTGCCCGTCCTCGCGCCGCCGATTCCGCGCACGGTCCGGTTCGCCGAGGCCAGCGCGTCGGGTTCGTCGGTGCTGGCCGGCCGCAAGAACAAGGGCTCGGTGGCTTATCGCGAATTGGCCAACGCGCTGCTCAAGCACTGGAAGAACGGCAAAGACATGCCGACCTACACCCCGGAGGTCTGACCGTTCACACCTGCGCCAGCACGTCGGCGACCAGCCCCGCGAGGTCGGCGGGCCGGGACAGGAACGGCGAGTGCGACGTGCCCATCCGGTGCACCTCGTCGGCGTGGCGCGCGAACCGCTCCTGAACCGCGGGCGGCAAGGCCCTGTCCTCCTCACAGATGATGTAGGTACTGGGCACCGTTTTCCACGCGGCCTCGGTCAGCACCTGCCGTCCGGCCGCATACGACAGATAGCCCAACTGTCTGACCGCCCGGTCGGCGGTGACGGCGTCGACGTCGCCGTAGAACACTTCGACGGGATCGGGGACGTCCAGATATCCGTCGCCGCCACATTGCCGGTGCGCGGCCGCCCAGCCCATCGGTGAGCCGCCGCTGACCGAGAACAGCGATTCGCCCACATCCAGGACGAACGCGGCGAGGTAGATGATCCGCCGGACATTGCGTGCACCAGACAGCGCCTGTGTGGTGGGTATCCCTCCGTAGGAGTGCGCGAGCACCACGGTCGGGCCGTCGACGGCGGCGACGGCCTCGGCGATCGCGGCCGCGTCGCCGTACATGTCGCCCAGGTGTGCCGGATCGTCTCCGGTGCTCGGCAACGCCACCGTGCGGGTGTCGATCCCGTCCAGTTCGTCCACCAGCGGCTGCAGATGGGCGGGCTTGTGCCACGCGCCGGGCACCAGTACGAGCGACGGCAGTGCCCGGCTCATCGCCGCGCGCTCACTGCGGTAGCGGGTTCTTCACGATGAGGTCGACGACGTCGACGCGCGAGAAGTCGGGTTCGAAGTGCGCGAGGATGTCGGCGTTCATCGTGCCGAACGTGGTGTGCGGCCGCTCCTTCATACCGTCGTGGAAGGCGTGCAGCATCCCGTCGGTGAAGTGGGTGCGCGGGTGGGCGGCGCACACCTCGGCGATCTGGTCCGTCGTCAAGGCCTCGGCGCCGGCGCCGACCACGTCGGTCGCCACTCCGGCGATGAGCAACGCGATCTCGGGTTCGAGGCGGTCCGGGATCTCCGGCGTGGTGTGCAACGCGACGGCGAGCCAGACGGTGCGGGCCGTCGCCTCCGGACAGCCGTGTTCGATCAGGAACGTCCGTGCGGCGTCGGCGCCGTCGAGTTCGAACCGCTGATCTGTCCTGCGGTACCGCGCGGTCAGGCCGAGATCGTGGAACATCGCCGCCGTGTAGAGCAGTTCGGGATCCGGGTCGAGTCCGCGGCTCCGGCCGTGCAGCATGCCCCACAGATACGATCGCACCGAGTGGCCGAACAGCAGCTCGTCGGCGGCATCCCGGACTAGTGCGGTGACCTCGCGCGCCATCGGCGAGTCCGGAACCTCAACCCCCGCAACGGTTTCCGCCATCATCGCCCTTTCTCGAGTTCGCTCACCACGCCGATGACGGGCTTTCCGGCCGGGCGGCGGGCCGGGTCGAAGGCCGCCGGCGCCTGGTCGAGTGGGCAGACGGTCACCGGTGGTGGACGCAGCCGACCGTCACGCACCCGCTGTTGCAGGCGGAGCAGCCCTTCGCGGTCCGGTTCGACGACGAAGAAGATCGCCCGTCCGCCGTCGGGTGCTTCACGGGGCGGCTCGGCGATGGTCACCAGCGTGCCGCCCGGACGCACGAGTCGCGCGGAGCGGTCGAGGATCTGCCCGCCGATCACGTCGAACACCATGTCCACCGGCGCGACATCCTCCAACTGGTCCTGCTGCAGGTCGACGAATGCGTCGGCACCCAACTGCAGCACCGTCTCCCGGTGGGATGCCCTGCCGGTGCCGATGACCCGGGCGCCCACCTCGCGCGCGAGTTGCACCGCGATCCATCCGACCGCGCCGGCGGCTCCGTGGACCAGGACCGTTTGGCCGGCGGTCAGCTGTCCGTGGTCGAGCAGTCCCTGCCACGCGGTGAGCCCGGAGATCGGCAGCGCAGCGGCGACCGTGTGATCGATGTCGGCGGCGAGCGGCGCCAGGTTGCGCGCCTCCACCGCGACGTACTCGGCCAGTGTGCCGTTGCGGGCCCAGTCGGTGACCCCGAAGACGCGTTGGCCCACGGTCACGCCGGTGGTGCCGTATCCGAGTTCGGCGACCTCCCCGGACACCTCGTGGCCGGGGATCGTCGGCGCCCGGTCACGGCCGGCGCGATCGACCCACGTTGCGGGCCAGTCCAGTTCACCGGGGGTGAAGCTCGCGGCGTGCACCCGGACGATGACGTCGTTCTCGGCCGCATGCGGGTACGGCACGTCGGCCGGCGTGAGCCCTTCGACCCCGGCTGTGCGGTCCCGCGCGACGATCGCTCGCATGGTGACTCAATCCTCCCGCCGCTGCGCATCGCGGTGACACAGGTGGTGCGGCTCCCGGAACGACTCACCCGCGGTGATCCCCCGGCGCGGCGCGCCCTCGCGTTCGAACAGGATCCGTCCTTCGAGGACGTGGCCGAAGACCAAAAGGTCGGACACTGTGGCGTTTCCCGTAGCCGGCATGTTGTCGACGCTAGTGTCGCGGCCTGCGGATTCGTGGGCCACTTCGGTGCGGTGAACGGGGGCCACTGGAGACGTCAGGGCAGCAGCCCGATCAGCGCCGCCAGCGCGGCCGACCACGCGCTGGGCGCGGGTGCGGCGAATCCGACGACCAGTCCGTCGCGGTCGCTGGCGGCGGCGGGATGGCGGTACAGGTCCAGTCCCTCGACGGCCAGCCGGCGCCACGGCGGCCGGCCGGCCAGCGCGCTCTCGCCGCCGCCGTCGAGTCCGAGCAGCGCGTGCAGCCCGGCCGGCAGTCCGTGGACCTCGGTGAGCGGTGACGACCGGGCGAGTGCCGCCAGCAGATGCTCGCGCCGACGCCGGTACTGCGCGCGCATGGTGCGGATGTGGCGGTCGTATCCGCCGGCCCGCAGGAATTCGGCCATCGCCAGTTGTTCGAGGAAGCCGCATGTGGCTTCCGTTTCGCCCTTCTGACGGATGACCGCCTCGGTCAGCCGGTGGGGCAGGACGAGCCAGCCCAGTCGCAGACCGGGGGCCAGGGTCTTGCTGACCGTGCCCAGATACCCGACCCGGTCGGGGTCCACGCCGTGCAGCGCGCCGACGGGTGTGCGGTCGTAGCGGAACTCGCCGTCGTAGTCGTCTTCGATGACCACGCCACCGGTGCGGCGGGCCCAGTCGATGACGGACGCGCGCCGGTCGGGCCGCAGTGGGACGCCCAGCGGGAACTGGTGCGAGGGGGTGAGGACGACACCGCCCACGTCCGGCATCGCGTCGAGCGCATCCACGTCGGCGCCGCCGGCGTCGACCGCCAGGGGCGGACATCGAAGACCCGCGTCGGTCAACGACCGTCGCTGCGCCGGCAGACCGAATTCCTCCACCGCGACCGCTGAAACGCCGATGTCGGCCAGGGCCCTGGCGATCAGGTCCAAACCCTCTGCGGCGCCGCAGCATACGACGATGTCGTCCGGTTCGCACCGGACGCCGCGCGCGCGTGCCAGGTACTCGGCGAGCGCCTCACGCAGTTCCGGCCTGCCGTGCGGATCGGCATAGCCGAACGCCTCGGTGGGCGCCGCCTGCAGTGCCCGCTTCACCGCGCGGGCCCACTCCTCGCGGGGGAACGACGACAGATCAGGATGGCCCGGGCGAAGGTCGTGTTCGGGACGTGGCGGTGTGGTGGTCCCCGGCCGCACCGTTCGGCTGCGGCGCACGTCGGCCGCGCGTTGCGACACCGTGGTGCGCGAACCGTGCTGGGAGGTCAGCCATCCTTCGGCGACCAGCTCCGAGTACGCGCGTGCGACCGTGTTGCGGGCCACCCCGAGGTCGGCCGCGAGCGTACGGCTCGATGGCAGCCGGGTCCCGGGCAGGAGCCGTCCCGACCGGATCGCGTCGCGAAGTGCCTCCATCAGACTGTCCCGCACGCGCCCGTCGGGCCGATCCAGGTGCAGGTCCAGCCCGGATACTGAGCCCGAAGTGTCTGCGGTCGTTGCCAATTCAGTGCCGGTGGTCGTGGCCGTCGGGACGCAGGGCCAGGGCGTGCGCCCGGTCGGTGACGCGATCGGCCGCCACGGCGCCGCAGGCGCTCAGCACATCCTCGAGCGCATCCAACCACTGCCGGTAGTAATGCCAGCTCTCACCGTCGCCTGCGGCCTCCCAGCGGGCGATACGCGCCACCAGGGCCGCCTGGAACTGCGGCCAGGTGAAGACGCCCGCCTCCGACAGCAGCACAGCCATGCCGAATGCGCGGCTCTCCCACGGTTCGGCGAACACGAGCTCACCGTTCGCACGCGGTGGGGCGGCCGGCCCTTCGGCCAGGTCGACGATCATCGCGGCGCCTCGACCTCTGCGACGCCGACCATCGCCTCGCGGGTGATCAGCGGGATCAGTTCTTCGGCCGCGAGGTGCTCGGTGCCCGCGGGCCGCCGCGGCAGCACCAGCCATCGCACCTCGGCGCTGGAGTCGTGCACGGTGATGTCGACGTCCGGCGGCAGGTCGAGGCCCATCTCGGCGAGTACCCGCCGCGGTTCCCGCACCATCCGCGACCGGTAGGCCGGATCCTTGTACCAGCTGGGCGGCAGGCCCAGCAGCTGCCACGGATAGCACGAGCACATCGTGCAGACCACCACGTGGTGGCTGGTCGGGGTGTTCTCCACGACGACGACGTGTTCGGTCTGCGCCCCGAGGAAGCCCATCTCGTCGATGACGGCGGTACCGTCGGCGAGCAACCGCCGCCGGAATTCCGGATCGGTCCACGCCCGGGCGACGACGTGCGCTCCGTTGAGCGGCCCGACGTGCGTCTGGTAGGTGGTGATGATCGCTTCGAGCGCGGCGGGATCGACCAGACCGCGTTCGGTAAGCAGTTGTTCGAGCGCCTCCGCGCGCAGCGACGGGGGAATGTCGCGGCCGGCCTGACCGACGCTCATGCGGCCTCCTCGAGGTAGCTCTCGAACATCTCGATCGTGGAGGTGAACGGTTCTGCGTCGGGGCCCCACAGTTCGTGCGAGTCGAAGGCGACGGTGTAGACGTACTGCGGGTTCTCGCCGCGGAAGTGGGCGTTGGTGTCGGGGAAGACGAACGCCGGTTCGACCAGCGTGACCACGCCGGTGTGCCCGCGCACGTAGCGGGGGAGCCGGGTGTGCCCGGCCGGGGAGATGTCCTTGGCCCGCACCCGCGCGCCGACCGCGAACGCGGGCGCGGCAGCCACGGTGCGGACCGAGCCGTTCTGGGCCGCACGGACGTCGCGTGTGGGCGGATCGGGGGCCGGCGGTTCCTCGACCCGCTCACCGCGCAGGTTGCGGGCGCGGGCGTCGACGGCCGAGGGCGCGAGCACCGCGTTCTCGGTGAGGAGCCGCTCGGCGCCGTTGAGCCAGCGACCGAAGTACCCGTCCTCGAGGTAGGCGGCGCGGTCCAATCGCTCGAGCGCGTGCCGGAACGAATCCAGGTTGCCGCCGGTCAGTCGGTTCGACATCAGCGTCAGCGCGAAGGCCCGGCCGTGCCACGGTTCCGGGAAGACCGGTTCGTCCGGCTGTGGTCGTTGCGCGCGGCCCCATCCTTCGGTACCGCCCATGTCCGCGATGCCGTCCATGCCCG is a window from the Mycolicibacterium litorale genome containing:
- a CDS encoding alpha/beta hydrolase, yielding MSRALPSLVLVPGAWHKPAHLQPLVDELDGIDTRTVALPSTGDDPAHLGDMYGDAAAIAEAVAAVDGPTVVLAHSYGGIPTTQALSGARNVRRIIYLAAFVLDVGESLFSVSGGSPMGWAAAHRQCGGDGYLDVPDPVEVFYGDVDAVTADRAVRQLGYLSYAAGRQVLTEAAWKTVPSTYIICEEDRALPPAVQERFARHADEVHRMGTSHSPFLSRPADLAGLVADVLAQV
- a CDS encoding ParA family protein; the protein is MTRVLAVANQKGGVAKTTTVASLGAAMAESGKRVLLVDLDPQGSLTFSLGHDPDKLPVSVHEVLLGEVEPDAALVETPEGMSLLPANIDLAGAEAMLLMRAGREHALKRALAKVIDSYDVVLIDCPPSLGVLTLNGLTAADEVIVPLQCETLAHRGVGQFLRTVSDVQAITNPDLKLLGALPTLYDSRTTHSRDVLFDVVDRYELPVLAPPIPRTVRFAEASASGSSVLAGRKNKGSVAYRELANALLKHWKNGKDMPTYTPEV
- the nthB gene encoding nitrile hydratase subunit beta translates to MDGIADMGGTEGWGRAQRPQPDEPVFPEPWHGRAFALTLMSNRLTGGNLDSFRHALERLDRAAYLEDGYFGRWLNGAERLLTENAVLAPSAVDARARNLRGERVEEPPAPDPPTRDVRAAQNGSVRTVAAAPAFAVGARVRAKDISPAGHTRLPRYVRGHTGVVTLVEPAFVFPDTNAHFRGENPQYVYTVAFDSHELWGPDAEPFTSTIEMFESYLEEAA
- a CDS encoding nitrile hydratase accessory protein gives rise to the protein MIVDLAEGPAAPPRANGELVFAEPWESRAFGMAVLLSEAGVFTWPQFQAALVARIARWEAAGDGESWHYYRQWLDALEDVLSACGAVAADRVTDRAHALALRPDGHDHRH
- a CDS encoding NADP-dependent oxidoreductase, with the protein product MRAIVARDRTAGVEGLTPADVPYPHAAENDVIVRVHAASFTPGELDWPATWVDRAGRDRAPTIPGHEVSGEVAELGYGTTGVTVGQRVFGVTDWARNGTLAEYVAVEARNLAPLAADIDHTVAAALPISGLTAWQGLLDHGQLTAGQTVLVHGAAGAVGWIAVQLAREVGARVIGTGRASHRETVLQLGADAFVDLQQDQLEDVAPVDMVFDVIGGQILDRSARLVRPGGTLVTIAEPPREAPDGGRAIFFVVEPDREGLLRLQQRVRDGRLRPPPVTVCPLDQAPAAFDPARRPAGKPVIGVVSELEKGR
- the nthA gene encoding nitrile hydratase subunit alpha translates to MSVGQAGRDIPPSLRAEALEQLLTERGLVDPAALEAIITTYQTHVGPLNGAHVVARAWTDPEFRRRLLADGTAVIDEMGFLGAQTEHVVVVENTPTSHHVVVCTMCSCYPWQLLGLPPSWYKDPAYRSRMVREPRRVLAEMGLDLPPDVDITVHDSSAEVRWLVLPRRPAGTEHLAAEELIPLITREAMVGVAEVEAPR
- a CDS encoding PLP-dependent aminotransferase family protein — its product is MEALRDAIRSGRLLPGTRLPSSRTLAADLGVARNTVARAYSELVAEGWLTSQHGSRTTVSQRAADVRRSRTVRPGTTTPPRPEHDLRPGHPDLSSFPREEWARAVKRALQAAPTEAFGYADPHGRPELREALAEYLARARGVRCEPDDIVVCCGAAEGLDLIARALADIGVSAVAVEEFGLPAQRRSLTDAGLRCPPLAVDAGGADVDALDAMPDVGGVVLTPSHQFPLGVPLRPDRRASVIDWARRTGGVVIEDDYDGEFRYDRTPVGALHGVDPDRVGYLGTVSKTLAPGLRLGWLVLPHRLTEAVIRQKGETEATCGFLEQLAMAEFLRAGGYDRHIRTMRAQYRRRREHLLAALARSSPLTEVHGLPAGLHALLGLDGGGESALAGRPPWRRLAVEGLDLYRHPAAASDRDGLVVGFAAPAPSAWSAALAALIGLLP
- a CDS encoding HD domain-containing protein; translation: MAETVAGVEVPDSPMAREVTALVRDAADELLFGHSVRSYLWGMLHGRSRGLDPDPELLYTAAMFHDLGLTARYRRTDQRFELDGADAARTFLIEHGCPEATARTVWLAVALHTTPEIPDRLEPEIALLIAGVATDVVGAGAEALTTDQIAEVCAAHPRTHFTDGMLHAFHDGMKERPHTTFGTMNADILAHFEPDFSRVDVVDLIVKNPLPQ